One genomic segment of Fischerella sp. PCC 9605 includes these proteins:
- the kdpA gene encoding potassium-transporting ATPase subunit KdpA produces the protein MAQGFLQIGLTLCILITITPFFGKYIARVFLGERTLFDSVLNPIERIIYILGGVRWKQDMTCWQYIRAVLGSNFLMGVVVYLIFKYQGYLPLNPMNFQAPSWDLALHTTISFLTNTDQQHYIPETTLSYFSQTAALGFLMFTSAATGLAVGIAFIRGLTGRPLGNFYVDITRAITRILLPISFVGAIALIISGIPQTLLAPEIVTTLEGSTQYIARGPVASFEMIKLLGENGGGFFAANSAHPFENPNGASNLIEMIAMLSIPAALIYTYGLFAKNIKQAWLLWWMVCVIFLILVGITAIGEYQGNPLVNATLGFEQPNLEGKEIRFGSIMTAFWAVATTATMTGAVNGMHDSLMSTGGFSTLLNMFLQIIWGGQGTGTAYLFIYLIITVFLTGLMVGRTPEFLRRKIEKREIVLASVVLLIHPIAVLIPSAITLYFPQTLAGITNPGFHGISQVVYEYTSASANNGSGFEGLADGTLWWNLSTIPSLLLGRYVPIIAMLLLADSMAHKQTVPESPGTLRTDTLLFTSVTAGVILILGVLTFFPVLALGPIAEGFKIAGGS, from the coding sequence ATGGCACAAGGTTTTTTGCAAATTGGGTTAACGCTTTGTATTTTAATCACAATTACTCCTTTTTTTGGAAAATACATAGCACGTGTATTCTTAGGCGAAAGAACGCTGTTTGACTCCGTATTGAATCCGATCGAGCGAATTATTTACATATTAGGCGGTGTACGTTGGAAACAGGATATGACCTGTTGGCAGTATATCCGAGCAGTGCTAGGCAGCAATTTCTTGATGGGCGTTGTTGTTTACTTGATTTTCAAATATCAGGGATATTTGCCTCTCAATCCGATGAATTTTCAAGCACCTAGCTGGGACTTAGCACTGCACACAACAATTTCATTTCTAACGAATACCGACCAACAGCACTACATTCCTGAGACAACTTTAAGTTATTTCAGTCAAACAGCAGCTTTGGGCTTTTTGATGTTCACCTCAGCCGCAACTGGGTTGGCAGTAGGTATTGCCTTTATTCGCGGCTTAACAGGTAGACCGTTGGGAAATTTTTACGTAGATATTACCCGCGCGATTACGCGGATATTGCTGCCAATATCTTTTGTAGGGGCGATCGCCTTAATTATCTCAGGCATACCGCAAACATTACTTGCACCTGAAATTGTCACCACTTTAGAAGGATCAACCCAGTATATAGCCAGAGGGCCGGTGGCATCTTTTGAGATGATCAAACTATTGGGCGAAAACGGTGGTGGTTTTTTTGCTGCTAATTCTGCCCATCCCTTTGAAAATCCTAATGGCGCTTCTAACTTAATCGAAATGATCGCCATGCTTTCAATTCCGGCGGCGTTGATTTACACCTATGGATTGTTTGCGAAGAACATCAAACAAGCTTGGCTGCTTTGGTGGATGGTATGTGTGATTTTTTTGATTTTAGTGGGTATAACAGCGATCGGCGAGTATCAAGGCAATCCTCTGGTTAATGCCACTTTGGGATTTGAACAACCAAATTTAGAAGGTAAAGAAATCCGCTTTGGCTCAATCATGACTGCGTTTTGGGCAGTAGCCACCACTGCTACCATGACTGGTGCTGTCAACGGTATGCACGATTCCCTGATGTCAACTGGAGGTTTCTCTACCTTATTAAATATGTTCTTACAAATCATTTGGGGAGGTCAAGGAACAGGAACCGCCTACCTGTTTATTTATTTAATTATCACTGTATTCTTGACAGGTTTGATGGTGGGACGCACTCCAGAGTTTTTGAGGCGAAAAATCGAGAAGCGGGAAATCGTTCTCGCCAGCGTAGTCTTACTGATTCACCCAATAGCGGTTTTGATTCCCAGTGCCATTACCTTGTACTTTCCACAAACCTTGGCTGGTATTACTAACCCTGGTTTTCACGGTATCTCCCAAGTCGTTTACGAATATACCTCAGCAAGTGCGAATAATGGCTCTGGCTTTGAAGGCTTAGCAGATGGTACTCTGTGGTGGAATTTAAGTACCATTCCCAGCTTACTGCTAGGGCGCTACGTTCCGATTATTGCCATGCTGCTGTTAGCTGACAGTATGGCTCACAAACAAACAGTACCGGAATCTCCAGGCACGCTCAGAACTGATACTCTGCTATTTACTAGCGTCACAGCTGGCGTAATTTTGATTTTAGGTGTACTCACTTTCTTCCCTGTTTTGGCTTTAGGCCCAATTGCGGAAGGATTTAAGATCGCCGGCGGCAGCTAG
- the kdpB gene encoding potassium-transporting ATPase subunit KdpB, with the protein MKPAATTSKSPRSPRSRPYDRRHARKQSRVKTKGIYRRAIKDAFVKLNPKQAIKNPVMFLVWVGTFVTLAVTIEPDLFGPVPDKNPRLFNGLITVILFFTVWFADFAEAVAEGRGKAQADALRSTKSETIAKKLSPDGTISEVPSTSLQQGDTVYVVAGDTIPADGEVIMGTASVDESAITGESAPVLKETGSDVASSVTGGTRIISDELIIRITADPGKGFIDRMIALVEGAERSKTPNEIALTVLLAVLSLVFLFVVATLPSIANYVQSPVSVAILVALLVALIPTTIGGLLSAIGIAGMDRVAQFNVIATSGRAVEACGDVNSLVLDKTGTITLGNRLAEGFIPVNGHTMQEIAYVALVASIFDDTPEGKSIVRLAEKLGASIDFDREKAEGVEFSARTRMSGTNLPNGKEARKGAVNAIKGFVRSRSGSSGASRRGQDTPELDSAYELVSQQGGTPLAVCLDGEIYGVIYLKDIVKPGIRDRFEQLRRMGVRTIMLTGDNRITASVIAKEAGVDDFIAEATPEDKIAVIQREQAEGKLVAMTGDGTNDAPALAQANVGVAMNTGTQAAKEAANMVDLDSDPTKLIDIVGIGKQLLITRGALTTFSIANDIAKYFAIIPVLFASANLQSLNIMKLTSTNSAVLSALIYNALIIPVLIPLALKGVKFRPLTSNQLLQRNIFIYGLGGVIAPFIAIKLIDLAITAIGLA; encoded by the coding sequence ATGAAACCAGCTGCTACTACCTCCAAATCTCCCAGATCCCCACGTTCTCGTCCCTACGATCGCCGTCATGCACGCAAACAGTCACGGGTAAAGACTAAAGGGATTTATCGTAGAGCCATCAAAGATGCTTTTGTCAAGCTCAATCCTAAACAAGCAATCAAGAATCCGGTGATGTTTCTAGTCTGGGTTGGGACATTCGTCACCCTTGCAGTCACAATTGAACCCGACTTGTTCGGGCCGGTTCCAGACAAAAACCCACGACTTTTCAACGGCTTGATTACGGTGATTTTGTTTTTTACTGTGTGGTTTGCCGATTTTGCCGAGGCAGTTGCAGAAGGTAGGGGTAAGGCACAAGCCGATGCTTTGCGCTCAACTAAATCAGAAACTATCGCCAAAAAACTTTCTCCCGATGGCACGATTTCAGAAGTTCCTTCCACCAGCCTGCAACAAGGTGATACTGTCTACGTTGTGGCTGGTGATACCATCCCCGCCGATGGCGAGGTGATTATGGGAACCGCCAGCGTAGATGAATCGGCGATCACTGGTGAATCTGCCCCTGTATTAAAAGAAACAGGCTCAGATGTTGCCAGTTCGGTTACTGGCGGTACGCGGATCATCTCCGATGAACTAATTATTCGCATCACAGCTGACCCAGGCAAAGGATTTATTGACCGGATGATTGCCCTGGTGGAAGGGGCTGAACGTAGCAAGACACCAAATGAAATTGCCCTGACGGTGTTACTAGCAGTTCTGAGCTTGGTATTTCTTTTTGTTGTGGCAACACTACCATCAATTGCCAACTACGTTCAAAGTCCAGTCAGCGTGGCAATTTTAGTGGCATTATTAGTGGCACTGATCCCAACGACTATTGGTGGCTTACTCAGTGCGATCGGTATCGCTGGCATGGATCGAGTCGCCCAGTTTAATGTCATTGCCACCTCCGGACGAGCAGTAGAAGCTTGTGGCGATGTTAACTCCTTGGTTCTTGACAAAACAGGTACGATTACCTTGGGGAACCGATTGGCAGAGGGTTTCATTCCTGTCAACGGTCACACCATGCAGGAAATTGCTTATGTAGCGCTGGTAGCAAGTATATTTGATGACACACCAGAAGGAAAATCGATTGTCCGGCTAGCCGAAAAATTAGGCGCAAGTATTGATTTCGACCGTGAAAAAGCTGAAGGAGTCGAATTCTCCGCCAGAACTCGCATGAGTGGTACAAACTTACCCAACGGGAAAGAAGCGCGTAAGGGGGCGGTAAATGCGATCAAGGGATTTGTGCGTTCGCGTAGCGGCTCCTCTGGAGCATCGCGTAGAGGTCAAGATACTCCAGAACTAGATTCTGCCTACGAATTAGTTTCACAGCAAGGAGGCACACCCTTAGCAGTTTGCCTGGATGGTGAAATCTACGGTGTGATTTATCTTAAGGATATTGTTAAACCGGGAATACGCGATCGCTTTGAGCAATTGCGGCGCATGGGAGTGCGTACCATCATGTTAACTGGCGATAACCGCATCACTGCTTCTGTAATCGCCAAAGAGGCGGGAGTCGATGACTTTATTGCCGAAGCTACCCCAGAAGACAAAATTGCCGTCATTCAAAGGGAACAAGCAGAAGGCAAACTGGTGGCGATGACGGGAGACGGTACAAACGACGCACCAGCACTAGCACAGGCCAATGTCGGGGTAGCAATGAATACGGGTACTCAGGCAGCCAAAGAAGCAGCGAATATGGTTGACTTAGACTCCGATCCTACCAAACTGATCGATATAGTTGGCATTGGTAAACAATTACTGATTACTCGTGGGGCATTAACAACATTCTCCATTGCCAACGATATTGCTAAGTACTTTGCGATTATTCCAGTATTATTTGCTTCTGCTAATTTACAAAGTTTGAATATTATGAAGCTGACCAGCACTAATTCTGCTGTGCTGTCAGCACTAATTTATAATGCTTTGATTATTCCTGTCTTAATTCCCTTGGCACTAAAGGGTGTGAAGTTTAGACCACTCACATCCAATCAACTGCTGCAACGCAATATTTTTATTTATGGCTTAGGTGGTGTAATTGCACCGTTTATCGCGATTAAGTTAATTGATCTGGCAATTACAGCAATAGGATTGGCTTAG
- the kdpF gene encoding K(+)-transporting ATPase subunit F, which produces MKIINLQRRFLPVDLLKAISFIWSQWRIQKLPLAIFISLCLNLIIAPIVYAAADGALERRSAWAIGILGFVTLALIIYLFFVIFQPERF; this is translated from the coding sequence ATGAAAATAATTAATTTACAACGCAGGTTTTTACCTGTGGATTTGTTGAAAGCAATTTCTTTTATTTGGTCACAATGGCGCATACAAAAATTACCATTAGCGATTTTTATCAGTTTGTGTCTGAATTTGATTATTGCTCCTATTGTTTATGCAGCAGCTGATGGCGCCTTGGAACGTCGTTCGGCTTGGGCTATAGGCATTTTGGGATTTGTCACCTTGGCACTTATAATCTATCTATTTTTTGTGATTTTTCAACCAGAACGCTTCTAA
- the kdpC gene encoding K(+)-transporting ATPase subunit C → MFIIREIARAIRMTVLLWLLTAIIYPVATLGVGQVFRYQAKGSIMQNIQGENIGSALIGQQFRSDRYFQGRPSTIRYSQGKLGKPTGISGASNLAPSNPELLNRIVERSNQLRDESIQPFADLIYTSGSGLDPHISVRTAQEQLERVASARGITREEILPLIQQYTDDRFLGIFGEPGVNLLKLNYALDLQEINRGRNQ, encoded by the coding sequence ATGTTTATTATTCGAGAAATTGCCAGGGCGATTCGCATGACTGTACTTCTCTGGTTATTAACAGCAATTATTTATCCTGTCGCCACCCTAGGAGTAGGTCAAGTATTTAGATACCAGGCAAAAGGTAGCATCATGCAGAATATCCAAGGAGAGAATATTGGTTCGGCTTTGATTGGTCAACAGTTCCGATCTGACCGCTATTTTCAGGGTCGTCCCAGTACTATTAGGTATAGCCAAGGGAAACTGGGTAAGCCAACAGGTATTTCAGGTGCAAGCAACCTCGCTCCTAGCAATCCAGAGTTGCTGAATCGCATTGTTGAACGATCAAATCAACTCAGAGACGAGAGTATTCAACCGTTTGCCGACCTCATTTACACTTCTGGATCTGGTTTAGACCCCCATATTTCTGTCAGAACAGCCCAGGAACAATTAGAGAGGGTTGCTAGCGCACGCGGTATTACCCGAGAGGAAATATTGCCATTAATTCAACAGTATACGGATGATAGATTTTTAGGTATTTTTGGTGAGCCTGGAGTTAATCTTCTGAAATTGAATTATGCTCTTGACCTTCAAGAAATTAACCGGGGACGAAATCAATAA
- a CDS encoding universal stress protein, with the protein MYPARRGKHKIFIGMAPGVGKTYRMLEEAHALKEEGIDVVIGLLETHGRKETAEMAEGLEILPRASIPRGNLMLTEMDTDAILARSPQLVLVDELAHTNVPGSPREKRYQDVEIILQHGIDVYSTMNIQHLESLNDLVARITGVVVRERIPDRILDDADEVVVVDVTPETLEERLLEGKIYAPQKIQQALNHFFQRRNLVALRELALREIADNVEEEARELGASFANGATLQGEFCNIQERVLVCVSTYPNSLQLLRRGARLANYMNAPLFAVFVADPDRFLTKEESLHIDMCEKLCKEFEGTFIRVTSSNIAKAIAEVAQKYHITQIVIGESQRSRWQLFLRGSLTQKLVKLLKNVDLHIIATDKKMYSENGD; encoded by the coding sequence ATGTATCCAGCACGTCGCGGCAAACACAAAATTTTTATAGGTATGGCTCCTGGCGTTGGCAAAACTTACCGAATGCTGGAAGAAGCACATGCACTTAAAGAAGAAGGGATTGATGTTGTGATTGGGTTGTTGGAAACCCACGGACGCAAAGAGACAGCAGAAATGGCGGAAGGGTTGGAAATATTACCGCGCGCTTCAATACCACGCGGTAATTTGATGCTGACAGAAATGGACACGGATGCGATTTTAGCGCGATCGCCTCAATTGGTATTAGTTGATGAATTGGCACATACCAATGTCCCTGGTTCACCCCGCGAAAAACGCTACCAAGATGTAGAAATCATTTTGCAGCACGGCATTGATGTCTACTCCACCATGAATATTCAACATTTGGAGAGCCTCAATGACTTAGTAGCAAGAATCACTGGTGTAGTAGTGCGGGAACGCATTCCTGACCGCATTCTGGATGATGCAGATGAAGTAGTTGTAGTAGATGTTACGCCAGAAACTCTAGAAGAAAGGTTACTAGAAGGTAAAATCTACGCCCCGCAAAAAATTCAACAAGCACTCAATCACTTTTTCCAGCGTCGCAACTTGGTTGCTTTACGCGAGTTGGCATTGCGGGAAATCGCAGACAACGTTGAAGAAGAAGCAAGAGAACTCGGTGCAAGTTTCGCGAACGGCGCTACTCTACAAGGTGAATTCTGTAATATTCAAGAGCGGGTGTTAGTTTGCGTCTCTACCTATCCCAACTCACTGCAATTATTACGTCGGGGTGCTAGGCTTGCCAACTACATGAATGCTCCTCTTTTTGCCGTATTTGTTGCCGACCCAGACCGCTTCCTCACTAAAGAGGAAAGCTTGCACATCGATATGTGCGAGAAACTCTGTAAAGAATTTGAAGGTACTTTTATTCGCGTTACCAGCAGCAACATCGCTAAAGCGATCGCCGAGGTTGCCCAGAAATACCACATTACCCAGATTGTGATCGGTGAAAGTCAGCGATCGCGCTGGCAATTATTTTTAAGAGGATCTTTAACTCAAAAATTAGTAAAGTTGCTTAAAAACGTCGATTTACATATCATTGCTACTGATAAAAAAATGTATTCGGAGAATGGGGACTAG
- a CDS encoding anhydro-N-acetylmuramic acid kinase, producing the protein MTYVIGLISGTSVDGIDAALVDISGTDFDLKVELLAGATYPYPDEMRECILAVCAGKAISMAELAELDDAIAIAFAQAAQNIQIGHETANLIGSHGQTVYHRPPQGGRGEGERSQCGGEAVRSWGFPPEGTAERVPRHKAPGVGRGGEISNLLTPPLLHSPTPRFLGYTLQLGRGAVIAQLTGITTVSNFRVADIAAGGQGAPLVSPVDAALLSHPQESCCIQNIGGIGNVTYIPPRGDNWLEKIRGWDTGPGNSLLDLAVQYLTNDAKTYDENGSWAASGTPCHALVEQWLQQEYFHLPPPKSTGRELFGFAYLQQCIKDAEPYQLSSADLLATFTELTAASIVHSYRSFLPHMPQRVFLCGGGSRNLYLKHRLQQLLTSVPVLTTDEVGLSADFKEAIAFAVLAYWRQLGTPGNLPTVTGATQRVLLGEVNLPIC; encoded by the coding sequence ATGACATACGTCATCGGTTTAATCAGCGGCACATCTGTAGACGGTATAGATGCAGCTTTAGTTGATATTTCTGGTACAGACTTCGATTTAAAAGTAGAATTGCTAGCTGGGGCAACATATCCATACCCAGATGAAATGAGAGAATGCATTCTGGCTGTTTGTGCTGGAAAAGCTATCTCAATGGCAGAATTGGCAGAATTAGATGATGCGATCGCCATTGCCTTTGCCCAAGCAGCACAAAATATTCAAATTGGTCACGAAACAGCTAATTTAATTGGCTCCCACGGTCAGACAGTTTATCATCGACCACCTCAAGGAGGAAGGGGAGAGGGGGAGAGGAGCCAGTGCGGTGGTGAGGCAGTCCGGTCTTGGGGGTTTCCCCCAGAAGGAACTGCCGAAAGGGTTCCCCGGCATAAAGCACCTGGCGTTGGGAGAGGGGGAGAAATCAGTAACTTACTTACTCCCCCACTCCTCCACTCCCCCACTCCTCGATTCCTTGGTTACACCCTCCAACTCGGTCGCGGTGCTGTCATTGCTCAATTAACGGGCATTACGACCGTGAGTAACTTCCGTGTAGCGGATATTGCTGCTGGTGGTCAAGGTGCGCCCCTTGTATCTCCTGTAGATGCAGCTTTGCTCAGTCATCCCCAAGAATCATGTTGTATTCAAAATATTGGCGGCATAGGTAATGTTACTTATATACCGCCTCGGGGGGATAACTGGCTGGAGAAGATTCGCGGTTGGGATACAGGGCCGGGAAATAGCCTGTTGGATCTGGCAGTACAGTATTTAACTAATGACGCAAAAACCTATGACGAAAACGGCTCTTGGGCAGCGAGTGGTACACCATGCCATGCACTAGTAGAACAATGGCTTCAGCAAGAGTACTTTCATCTGCCACCACCCAAATCCACGGGTCGAGAATTATTCGGCTTTGCTTACCTACAACAGTGTATAAAAGATGCTGAACCATACCAACTAAGTTCAGCAGATTTGCTAGCTACTTTCACAGAACTTACAGCTGCTTCAATTGTTCACAGTTACCGCTCTTTTTTGCCACACATGCCACAACGAGTATTTTTATGCGGCGGTGGCAGTCGCAATCTTTATTTAAAACATCGCCTGCAACAGCTTTTGACTTCAGTGCCAGTTTTAACAACCGATGAAGTTGGATTGAGTGCGGACTTCAAAGAAGCGATCGCCTTTGCAGTTTTAGCCTACTGGCGACAATTAGGTACTCCTGGTAATCTACCAACCGTCACTGGAGCAACACAAAGAGTGCTTTTAGGAGAAGTTAACTTACCAATTTGTTAA